A window of Pseudomonas putida genomic DNA:
CGGGTGCATGCACGGCCCAAGCTGGGCTATTTCACCCGCACTCGCCCCTCTGCATTGCGCGGGCATTCCCCGGGCTTGCTTGACACGGTATTCGCCAGTGCCCGTCAGCCGGGTATGCTCGCCCTGGGCAGTGATGCGCCAGCCATGCTGCTGTCGCTGGAGCAGCCACTGCTGATGATCGAGCGCGAACTGGCGCGCCAGTACCCACGTGCACAGGCCCCCCTTTACCAACCGTTCGGTGAACCGGAGCTGCGCAGCGTGCTGGCCGACCGCTACACCCATTCGGCGCAGCACTACTGGCAGGCCAACCAGGTGTTCATCGGTGCAGACTTGCGCAGCGTCCTTGAACTGGCATTGCGCGCGCTGGACTTCGAGGGCCAGGTGGCGCTGGTGGAGTCGCCTTGCAATTGGGCGGTATTGCGACAGTTGCAGGCGGCAGGCATGACCATCCTTGAAGTGCCACTGGGTGAAGACGGGCGTTTCGACCTGCAGCACTTTCACCAGTTGCTGTGTGATCATCCGGTTCGTCTGGCCGTGCTGTCGTCGGCGGCCAACGTGCCGCAAGGTGGGCTGATGCCGGCGGCAGACAAGCAGCAGATCTGCCACTGGCTGGCCAGCTACAATGTGTGGCTTTTCGAAAACGATGCTTACGGCGAATTGTGTTTCCATCCGGCAGCGCCACGCTACCGCGACTTCGCCGACCCCGATCGGCTGCTGGTGTTCGCTACGTTCGACAAGCTGATTGGTGCGGAGGCGCCCTTTGGCTATCTGCTATGCCGGCATCATGCCGAACGCTTGCAGCAGCTGTTTCTTGAGCGTGCCTTTCGCCTATCACCCATTCGCCAGCGAGCGATCGCCAGGCTGTTCACTTCGCGCCGACTTGAGCAGCATCTACAGCGTTTGCGGCCCATGCTGCAAGAACGCCTGCAACAGATGGCGGCGCTGTTGCAAACCCACGGCCAGGGGCGCCTGCACATCGTCGCGCCGCAGGGCGGGGCCAGCCTGTGGTTGCAGGCGACCCGCCCGGTGGACATGCGCCGGGTCTTCGCCCGGTTGCTGGCGCAGCGCATCGTCATTGCCCCAGGCGAAATCTTCAGCCAGTGCGGCCTTTGGCGCAGCCACTTACGGCTGTGTTGCAGCGTGGACTGGAGCAAGGATATTGCCTTGGCCCTGCAATGCCTGGTCAAGGCGATCGAGGATGAAGCTCACACGCCGTAGCAGTGTTGCAAGGTTGGAAACACGCCGTTGCGTACTTCCTGCGCATAGCGGCCACAAGCCTCGCGGATTACCTGGCCGACGTCGGCGTACTGCTTGACGAAGCGCGGCGCATGACCGCTGCCCAGGCCGAGCAGGTCTTCGGTCACCAGCACCTGGCCATCGCAGGTGGGTGAAGCGCCAATACCAATGGTCGGCTTGGCGCTGGCTTCGGTGATGGCGCGGGCCACTGGCTCGGCCACGCCTTCGAGCAACAGGCTGAAAGCGCCGGCGCGCAGGTTGGCCTGTGCGTCGGCCAATAGCGTCGCAGCACTGTCCTCGCTCAGCCCCTGGGCCTTGTAACCACCCATGGCATTGACGAATTGCGGCATCAGGCCGATGTGCGCCATTACCGGGATGCCACGGGCGACGAGGAACTCGACAGTGCTCGCCAACACCTGGTTGGCCTCCAGCTTGACGGCATCGCAGCCGCTGCTGGCCAGTACCTGGGCGCAGTTGCGAAACGCCTGCTCGTGGGACGCCTGGTAGCTGCCGAACGGCATGTCGGCGATCACGCAGGCCAGGCGGGTGCTGTCGACCACGGCGCGGGTATGGGCGATGGTCTCGTCCAGGCGCATGCCGAGGGTGGACGGCCGACCGTAGCCGACCATGGCCGTGGAGTCGCCGACCAGGATGAAATCGACCAGCGGGTCGATCACTTGAGCGATGGTGCTGGAGTAGGCGGTCAGCGAAACGATCTTCTGCCGACCTTTCATGGCCACCAGTTGCGGAATTGTCAGGCGGCGGGTGCGGGCGTGTGTGCTCATCGGGGCTGGGTATCTCCGGACAGGGAGAGCCCATGTTTTGGCAATTGCAGCGACAACTCAATATACAGATCCGGGCCAGATCGCAACCCAGAACAAGGGGCCGCAAAGCGGCCCCAATGCCGGTTCAGGAAGCTTGCGGCATCTCACCCTTGGCCAGGCGCCGGTTGATGTCGGCGATCACTTCGGGCAGTTCGTTGATGGTGTCGATCAGGTAGTGCGGGCGGCTGCCGGCGAACAGGGCATGGATGCGCTGGCGCTCGCTTTGCAGCTGCTCGGCGCTCAGCGCGCGGTAGCCTTCCCAGGTCAGCCCCAGGGCATTGCCCGAGCACACCAGGGCCACGGTCCACATGCCGGCGCGGCGGCCTTCGAGAATGCCCGGCACGGTGTCGTCGACCTTCACGCACGCCGCCACATCGTCGATACCCAGCGCGATCACGTTGGCCAGTGCCTGGGCCGGCCATGGGCGGCCGTTCGGGGTTTCGTCGGTGGCCACCACATGGTCGGCCACGTAGCCGTTCTGCGCGGCCAGCTCTACCACCTTGTCCATCACCACCTTCGGGTAGCCCGAGCACGAGCCGATCTTCAGGCCGTCCTGGCGCAGCCCGGTAAGGGTGTCCAGGGCGCCGGGGATCAGCGCCGAGTGCACCGCGATCTTCTCGATCTGCAGGGGCATGAAGCGGTTGTAGATGGCGGTGACATCATCGTCGGTCGGGGTACGGCCGAACACCTTGCGGTAGCGCTCGGCTATTTCCGGCACATCGCACAGGGTGCGGATGTGGTCCCATTTGCCCATGCCCATCGGGCCGCGGGCTTCTTCGATGGACACCTGCACATCGAATTCGGCAAAGGCTTCGACAAATATCTGGGTCGGGGCGAAGGAGCCAAAGTCGACCACGGTGCCGGCCCAGTCGAGGATGGCGGCTTGCAGCTGAGTGGGGTTGCTGTAGTTCATGTGCGCGTGTTCCTGAAATTGGGTGGGCAAAGGGTCAGATATCCAGCACTTCCATTTCCCGCAGCACCTCGGCCACGGCATTCACGGCAGCCTGCATGCCATCGGCTCCGACCACGCCGATGCAACCGACACGGAAGGTTTCCACCTGGGTCAGTTTGCCGGGGTAGAGGATGAAGCCCTTGGCCTTGACCCGCTCATAGAAGTCCTTGAACTGGTAGCGGGGATCGTTCGGCGCGTGGAAGGTGACGATGATCGGTGCCTGGATCGCGGCAGGCAGGAAGCTGCGCAGGCCGATGGCGGCCATGCCGTCGAGCAGGGTCTTGCAGTTGTCGGCATA
This region includes:
- a CDS encoding PLP-dependent aminotransferase family protein, whose translation is MENRSNNNPEYTYQAVYRYLLERIEAAPCDVEQRLPSLRELARRLSVSVSSTKYAYALLEDEGRVHARPKLGYFTRTRPSALRGHSPGLLDTVFASARQPGMLALGSDAPAMLLSLEQPLLMIERELARQYPRAQAPLYQPFGEPELRSVLADRYTHSAQHYWQANQVFIGADLRSVLELALRALDFEGQVALVESPCNWAVLRQLQAAGMTILEVPLGEDGRFDLQHFHQLLCDHPVRLAVLSSAANVPQGGLMPAADKQQICHWLASYNVWLFENDAYGELCFHPAAPRYRDFADPDRLLVFATFDKLIGAEAPFGYLLCRHHAERLQQLFLERAFRLSPIRQRAIARLFTSRRLEQHLQRLRPMLQERLQQMAALLQTHGQGRLHIVAPQGGASLWLQATRPVDMRRVFARLLAQRIVIAPGEIFSQCGLWRSHLRLCCSVDWSKDIALALQCLVKAIEDEAHTP
- the panB gene encoding 3-methyl-2-oxobutanoate hydroxymethyltransferase, with protein sequence MSTHARTRRLTIPQLVAMKGRQKIVSLTAYSSTIAQVIDPLVDFILVGDSTAMVGYGRPSTLGMRLDETIAHTRAVVDSTRLACVIADMPFGSYQASHEQAFRNCAQVLASSGCDAVKLEANQVLASTVEFLVARGIPVMAHIGLMPQFVNAMGGYKAQGLSEDSAATLLADAQANLRAGAFSLLLEGVAEPVARAITEASAKPTIGIGASPTCDGQVLVTEDLLGLGSGHAPRFVKQYADVGQVIREACGRYAQEVRNGVFPTLQHCYGV
- a CDS encoding phosphonoacetaldehyde hydrolase — its product is MNYSNPTQLQAAILDWAGTVVDFGSFAPTQIFVEAFAEFDVQVSIEEARGPMGMGKWDHIRTLCDVPEIAERYRKVFGRTPTDDDVTAIYNRFMPLQIEKIAVHSALIPGALDTLTGLRQDGLKIGSCSGYPKVVMDKVVELAAQNGYVADHVVATDETPNGRPWPAQALANVIALGIDDVAACVKVDDTVPGILEGRRAGMWTVALVCSGNALGLTWEGYRALSAEQLQSERQRIHALFAGSRPHYLIDTINELPEVIADINRRLAKGEMPQAS